Proteins from one Triticum aestivum cultivar Chinese Spring chromosome 7A, IWGSC CS RefSeq v2.1, whole genome shotgun sequence genomic window:
- the LOC123152145 gene encoding uncharacterized protein has product MEEEGVVMPPPVVVVVEEEVVQPPPMLEEEEDWVTVTLGHAEQCRHLVAAGVENVIACSQAARVTLLEVAAVLRDDPIDAAETIYTDLLEAVSRGMDSLLLGPAAQIVDSLFNWPGPLAGAIDVATVLLPDAEPLEKVRRELQLLVDVVHAEAGHFFTFYTDNLGLAALPGGEGAYNLWVLDHLHADDLAREALQALNVAVERSLAADLDVRFCGIMPASRVRPGAGPLLPLAVQRLNQTVTAVDDALTALDDMRDTLVELEQSALNVIGQDPPPP; this is encoded by the coding sequence atggaagagGAAGGGGTGGTGATGCCGCCGCCagtcgtggtggtggtggaggaggaggttgTGCAGCCGCCGCCgatgctggaggaggaggaggactgggTGACGGTGACGCTGGGGCACGCGGAGCAGTGCAGGCACCTCGTCGCCGCCGGGGTGGAAAATGTCATCGCCTGCTCCCAGGCCGCCCGCGTGACGCTCCTCGAGGTCGCGGCGGTGCTGCGAGACGACCCCATCGACGCAGCGGAGACCATCTACACCGACTTGCTCGAGGCCGTGTCCCGCGGCATGGATTCGCTCCTCCTCGGGCCCGCCGCGCAGATCGTCGACAGCCTCTTCAACTGGCCCGGGCCGCTCGCGGGCGCCATCGACGTCGCTACGGTCCTCCTACCCGACGCGGAGCCACTCGAAAAGGTCCGTCGCGAactccagctcctcgtcgatgtcgTCCACGCCGAGGCCGGGCACTTCTTCACGTTCTACACCGACAATCTCGGTCTCGCTGCCCTCCCCGGCGGCGAAGGCGCGTACAATCTCTGGGTCTTGGACCACCTCCACGCCGACGACCTGGCAAGGGAGGCGCTGCAGGCGCTGAACGTCGCCGTTGAGAGGAGCCTTGCGGCTGACCTCGACGTCCGTTTCTGCGGGATCATGCCCGCGTCGCGGGTGCGACCCGGGGCCGGGCCGCTCTTGCCGTTGGCGGTGCAGAGGCTGAACCAGACCGTCACCGCGGTCGACGACGCGCTGACGGCGCTGGACGACATGCGAGACACCTTGGTGGAGCTGGAGCAGTCCGCGCTCAACGTCATCGGCCAGGATCCTCCGCCTCCATGA